The Microbacterium sp. LWO12-1.2 genome includes a window with the following:
- the aspS gene encoding aspartate--tRNA ligase produces MLRTHSAGSLRAEHIGQTVTLAGWVDRRRDHGGVAFIDLRDASGIAQVVIRDEEIAHPLRNEFVLKVTGVVSQRPEGNANPNLPTGEIELIAADVEVLNESAPLPFQVSTALADSETVGEEARLKYRYLDLRRPAQASALRLRSHVYKAIRDVLHAEDFTEVETPTLTRSTPEGARDFLVPARLSPGSWYALPQSPQLFKQLLMVGGVEKYFQIARCYRDEDFRADRQPEFTQLDIEMSFVDQEDVITLMESLIQAMWATIGVEVALPLPRMTYADAMAKYGSDKPDLRFGLELVEATEYFQDTPFRVFQAEYVGAVVMPGGASQPRKQLDAWQDWAKQRGARGLAYVLFNEDGSLGGPAAKNLSEAEQAGLAEFVGAAAGDCVFFAAGSTKESRALLGAARVEIGRRLGYLNPDEFAFTWVVDAPMFEPAADAVASGDVAVGAGAWTAVHHAFTGPKPEFQDTFDTDPGSALAYAYDIVCNGSELGGGSIRIHREDVQKRVFEVMGISDEQADEQFGFLLDAFKFGAPPHGGIALGMDRVLQHLTKTESIREVIAFPKSGNGFDPLTSAPAPITDAQRAEAGVDYEPEDDA; encoded by the coding sequence GTGCTTCGCACCCACTCGGCAGGCTCACTGCGAGCCGAGCACATCGGTCAGACCGTCACCCTCGCGGGTTGGGTCGATCGCCGTCGTGACCATGGAGGAGTCGCATTCATCGATCTGCGGGATGCCTCGGGCATCGCCCAGGTCGTCATCCGCGACGAGGAGATCGCCCACCCGCTGCGCAACGAGTTCGTGCTCAAGGTCACCGGTGTCGTCTCACAGCGCCCTGAGGGCAACGCGAACCCGAACCTGCCGACCGGCGAGATCGAACTGATCGCCGCCGACGTCGAGGTGCTCAACGAGTCCGCTCCTCTCCCCTTCCAGGTCTCGACGGCACTCGCCGACAGCGAGACCGTCGGTGAAGAGGCCCGTCTCAAGTACCGCTACCTCGACCTGCGTCGTCCGGCACAGGCATCCGCTCTGCGCCTGCGCTCCCACGTCTACAAGGCGATCCGCGACGTGCTGCACGCCGAGGACTTCACCGAGGTCGAGACCCCGACGCTCACCCGTTCCACGCCGGAGGGCGCGCGCGACTTCCTGGTCCCCGCTCGCCTGAGCCCCGGCAGCTGGTACGCGCTGCCGCAGTCGCCGCAGCTGTTCAAACAGCTGCTCATGGTCGGTGGCGTCGAGAAGTACTTCCAGATCGCGCGCTGCTACCGCGACGAGGACTTCCGCGCCGACCGTCAGCCCGAGTTCACGCAGCTCGACATCGAGATGAGCTTCGTCGACCAGGAAGACGTCATCACGCTGATGGAGTCGCTCATCCAGGCGATGTGGGCGACCATCGGCGTCGAGGTCGCGCTGCCGCTGCCGCGCATGACCTACGCCGACGCCATGGCCAAGTACGGCTCCGACAAGCCCGACCTGCGCTTCGGTCTCGAGCTCGTCGAGGCGACCGAGTACTTCCAGGACACCCCGTTCCGCGTCTTCCAGGCCGAGTACGTCGGCGCCGTCGTCATGCCGGGCGGCGCGAGCCAGCCGCGCAAGCAGCTCGACGCCTGGCAGGACTGGGCGAAGCAGCGCGGTGCCCGCGGTCTCGCGTACGTGCTGTTCAACGAGGACGGCTCGCTCGGCGGCCCCGCCGCCAAGAACCTGTCCGAGGCCGAGCAGGCCGGACTCGCGGAGTTCGTCGGCGCGGCCGCAGGCGACTGCGTGTTCTTCGCCGCCGGTTCCACGAAGGAGAGCCGCGCCCTCCTCGGCGCCGCGCGCGTCGAGATCGGACGCCGCCTCGGCTACCTGAACCCGGACGAGTTCGCGTTCACCTGGGTCGTCGACGCGCCCATGTTCGAGCCGGCGGCTGACGCTGTGGCCTCCGGAGACGTCGCGGTCGGCGCCGGAGCATGGACGGCCGTGCACCACGCGTTCACCGGACCGAAGCCCGAGTTCCAGGACACGTTCGACACCGACCCCGGTTCGGCCCTCGCCTACGCGTACGACATCGTGTGCAACGGCTCCGAGCTCGGCGGCGGATCGATCCGCATCCACCGCGAAGACGTGCAGAAGCGCGTGTTCGAGGTCATGGGCATCAGCGACGAGCAGGCCGACGAGCAGTTCGGGTTCCTGCTGGACGCGTTCAAGTTCGGCGCCCCGCCGCACGGTGGAATCGCGCTCGGCATGGACCGCGTGCTGCAGCACCTGACCAAGACCGAGTCGATCCGCGAGGTCATCGCGTTCCCGAAGTCCGGCAACGGCTTCGACCCGCTGACCTCCGCTCCGGCGCCGATCACGGACGCGCAGCGCGCCGAGGCCGGCGTCGACTACGAGCCCGAGGACGACGCCTGA
- a CDS encoding helix-turn-helix domain-containing protein — translation MTIDAGWYNADLDTAADLSVASSVWSNQQQANGEDRGRVRADLIPLPSGSGATSLQDLIDELSAVLGRSVMMQDSEFRLVAASAQGEDIDELQVRTLLTRTLARREREWAEQSGVARTRHPLTVDFAEFGAHERFVIPIWSDDDQLGTIWLITTGLPPLREDDFRAIDATVAVAGTLLQARRRGAARTARETVFRALLAGDPSTRREALAAAVRGHGILRGPETVVRAVTFGEDAPVILRAALGHALESSARQALTFIGEMGTALLFIGRLSPHEGIDEVIRSEAERAGVPLKGIGAAALSEHETDLLPVAARAVATAKVVDLVPELGSSAQPDDVGPWLLLADVLADPERLQWYSPAAHALLHDPDPTRRQTVEVLLDAANHIREVCDTLHIHRTTLYYRLENMPEVVRNALGNGMQRSALHLALKLTRYWESAGHIR, via the coding sequence ATGACCATCGACGCAGGGTGGTACAACGCGGACCTGGATACCGCGGCCGACCTCTCAGTAGCGTCGTCGGTGTGGTCAAATCAGCAGCAGGCAAACGGTGAGGATCGCGGCCGAGTCCGTGCCGATCTGATCCCGCTCCCGTCGGGCAGCGGCGCAACGAGCCTGCAGGATCTCATCGATGAACTGTCCGCGGTCCTCGGGCGTTCGGTCATGATGCAGGACTCCGAATTCCGGCTCGTCGCAGCCAGCGCCCAGGGCGAGGACATCGACGAGCTTCAAGTGCGCACGCTCCTGACCCGCACCCTTGCCCGCCGTGAACGGGAGTGGGCAGAGCAGTCGGGCGTTGCGCGCACCCGCCATCCCCTCACCGTCGACTTCGCGGAATTCGGCGCGCACGAGCGCTTCGTCATCCCGATCTGGTCCGACGATGATCAACTCGGAACGATCTGGCTGATCACGACCGGTCTCCCGCCGCTCAGAGAAGACGACTTCCGGGCGATCGATGCAACCGTCGCTGTCGCCGGCACCTTGCTGCAGGCGCGAAGACGAGGCGCTGCGCGCACGGCACGCGAGACGGTCTTTCGTGCATTGCTCGCCGGGGATCCGAGCACTCGCCGCGAGGCCCTTGCCGCGGCCGTCCGCGGCCACGGCATCCTCAGAGGCCCGGAAACGGTGGTGCGCGCAGTGACGTTCGGCGAGGACGCGCCGGTGATCCTGCGCGCTGCGCTCGGCCACGCACTGGAGTCCAGCGCCCGACAGGCGCTCACGTTCATCGGAGAGATGGGAACGGCGCTGCTCTTCATCGGACGCCTCAGCCCTCACGAGGGGATCGACGAGGTGATCCGCTCGGAGGCAGAACGCGCTGGCGTTCCCCTGAAGGGCATCGGGGCAGCGGCACTGTCGGAGCACGAAACGGATCTGCTCCCCGTCGCGGCACGCGCGGTGGCCACCGCGAAGGTCGTGGATCTGGTGCCCGAGTTGGGCTCGAGTGCCCAACCGGACGACGTCGGCCCGTGGCTGCTGCTCGCCGACGTCCTCGCAGACCCCGAGCGTCTGCAGTGGTACTCGCCCGCAGCACACGCCCTCCTGCACGACCCCGACCCGACGCGCAGGCAGACGGTGGAGGTGCTCTTGGATGCCGCGAACCACATTCGGGAGGTGTGCGACACCCTGCACATCCACCGGACCACCCTCTACTACCGGCTCGAGAACATGCCGGAGGTCGTCAGGAACGCCCTCGGCAACGGGATGCAACGCAGTGCCCTGCATCTCGCTCTCAAACTCACACGGTATTGGGAAAGCGCCGGCCACATCCGGTGA
- a CDS encoding MerR family transcriptional regulator, whose protein sequence is MKSSVETPWSVGEVAARFDLPTNVLRHWETVGLLRPSRDDAGRRRYGEDEVVRIAVIQRSKAAGMSLEQIGVLLDDGSAGRHHVLQEHLDDLDRRMEEMRRSREMTEHAMRCRSHDIATCPRFREGVADVLAGFRGERG, encoded by the coding sequence ATGAAGTCAAGTGTCGAGACTCCTTGGTCCGTCGGCGAGGTCGCCGCCCGCTTCGATCTGCCGACCAACGTGCTCCGGCACTGGGAGACCGTCGGCCTGCTGCGACCATCGCGAGACGACGCCGGCCGCCGTCGTTACGGCGAGGACGAGGTCGTGCGCATCGCGGTGATCCAGCGCAGCAAGGCGGCCGGCATGAGTCTGGAGCAGATCGGCGTGCTGCTCGACGACGGCAGTGCGGGGCGGCACCACGTGCTCCAGGAGCATCTCGACGACCTCGACCGCCGGATGGAGGAGATGCGGCGGTCGCGCGAGATGACCGAGCACGCCATGCGCTGCCGGTCGCACGATATCGCCACCTGCCCCCGTTTCCGAGAGGGTGTCGCCGACGTGCTCGCGGGCTTCAGAGGAGAGCGCGGCTGA
- a CDS encoding helix-turn-helix domain-containing protein: protein MDTALTALGDYFRARRAVLSPEDVGLPRTRGRRVAGLRRDEVADLAGISNDYYLRIEQGRGARPSDQVIGSIARALRLDVESTAYAFRLVSGQMPRGPVMRDTDTPDRISRTLTQWTHTPAYVSDPHRDIVASNPLATIFGEGGLAAGSNQVSALFNERMRRSLVEWEPMARSAVATLRRDAHPESPRLRELLQQLSVDKDFVRIWERHDVSGPEDATFRFLFDGVGEIAIDAQNFAVRSMPGYQLTVLSARPGGPGAEIFAHLAKSLPGGRSVGMTETRR from the coding sequence ATGGACACCGCTCTGACGGCACTTGGCGACTACTTTCGAGCGCGTCGTGCTGTGCTCTCCCCGGAAGATGTGGGGTTGCCTCGCACGCGCGGACGTCGGGTCGCCGGTCTGCGCCGCGACGAGGTGGCCGACCTCGCCGGCATCAGCAACGACTACTACCTCCGCATCGAGCAAGGCCGTGGGGCCCGGCCCTCCGATCAGGTCATCGGGTCCATCGCCCGGGCGCTGCGTCTGGACGTGGAGTCCACCGCCTATGCGTTCCGGCTGGTGTCCGGGCAGATGCCGCGTGGCCCCGTCATGCGCGACACGGATACCCCCGACCGCATCTCTCGCACCCTCACCCAGTGGACGCACACACCCGCGTACGTATCGGACCCGCACCGGGACATCGTCGCGTCCAACCCGCTCGCCACCATCTTCGGCGAAGGCGGTCTGGCGGCCGGATCGAATCAGGTTTCGGCCCTGTTCAACGAACGGATGCGTCGGAGCCTCGTCGAGTGGGAGCCGATGGCGCGCTCGGCAGTGGCGACGCTGCGCCGCGACGCACACCCGGAATCGCCGCGCCTACGCGAGCTCCTCCAGCAGCTGTCCGTGGACAAGGATTTCGTGCGCATCTGGGAGCGGCACGATGTGTCCGGACCGGAGGACGCGACATTCCGCTTCCTCTTCGACGGCGTCGGAGAGATCGCCATCGATGCGCAGAACTTCGCGGTCCGCAGCATGCCCGGATACCAGTTGACCGTTCTGTCGGCGCGACCGGGCGGCCCCGGTGCGGAGATCTTCGCGCACCTCGCCAAGTCGCTCCCTGGCGGACGCTCCGTCGGAATGACCGAGACCAGAAGATGA
- a CDS encoding UBP-type zinc finger domain-containing protein → MSDANDFIRADVPPSGPGCVDCEKIDSWWLHLRRCAFCGHVGCCDDSLHKHATKHAHESGHRVIQSFEPGEDWFWDFATETAFEGPLLAPPRSHPRSQTTPGPANRVPRDWEDQLAGDA, encoded by the coding sequence ATGAGCGACGCCAACGACTTCATCCGTGCGGACGTTCCGCCATCCGGCCCCGGGTGCGTGGACTGCGAGAAGATCGACTCCTGGTGGCTGCACCTGCGCCGATGTGCCTTCTGCGGACACGTCGGATGCTGTGACGACTCCCTCCACAAGCACGCAACGAAGCACGCGCACGAGAGCGGTCATCGAGTGATCCAGAGCTTCGAACCTGGCGAGGACTGGTTCTGGGACTTCGCCACCGAGACGGCGTTCGAGGGTCCGCTTCTCGCGCCCCCGCGAAGCCACCCTCGATCCCAGACCACTCCCGGCCCCGCGAACCGGGTGCCGCGGGACTGGGAAGACCAACTCGCCGGAGACGCGTGA
- a CDS encoding NAD(P)/FAD-dependent oxidoreductase produces the protein MYDAIVIGAGPAGLQAALTLGRMHRSTLLLDSGEYRNGTVLHMHNVIGNDGTPPAEFRATARTQLGAYDDVEVRDVRVESVRGTEGDFTLTLSDGSTAAGRNIILATGVIDDLPEVEGLSALWGTRAFACPFCDGHEHAGRPIAILGGAARAEHLIGMLGRIVSEITVIPVEGSFTAEEVASLEGHGARVSGSAVVAVAATDAGVVVRTSDAEHTVDGVFVASGTMHQRAPFAAQLELRMLESGAIEIDDFGRTSAPGVFAAGDLAHRAALPGPMAAVMMAATAGQLAAVGIIQSLLAGGH, from the coding sequence ATGTATGACGCGATCGTGATCGGCGCCGGCCCCGCAGGCCTCCAGGCCGCACTCACCCTAGGGCGGATGCACCGCTCGACCCTGCTCCTCGACTCCGGCGAGTACCGCAACGGCACCGTGCTGCACATGCACAACGTGATCGGCAACGACGGCACCCCGCCCGCCGAGTTCCGCGCGACCGCTCGCACCCAGCTCGGCGCCTACGACGACGTGGAGGTCCGCGATGTCCGAGTGGAGAGCGTACGCGGCACCGAGGGCGACTTCACCCTGACGCTCTCCGACGGATCGACGGCAGCGGGGCGGAACATCATCCTCGCGACGGGGGTGATCGACGACCTCCCCGAGGTCGAGGGGTTGTCGGCCCTCTGGGGCACGCGCGCCTTCGCGTGCCCGTTCTGCGACGGACACGAGCATGCGGGCCGGCCGATCGCGATTCTCGGCGGAGCAGCCCGCGCCGAGCATCTGATCGGCATGCTCGGCCGGATCGTGAGCGAGATCACTGTCATCCCCGTCGAGGGCAGCTTCACGGCTGAAGAGGTCGCCTCCCTCGAGGGCCACGGGGCCAGGGTGAGCGGGTCCGCGGTCGTGGCAGTCGCGGCCACTGACGCCGGCGTCGTGGTGCGCACCTCCGACGCCGAGCACACCGTCGACGGCGTCTTCGTGGCGTCGGGGACGATGCATCAGCGCGCACCGTTCGCGGCGCAACTGGAGCTGCGGATGCTGGAGTCCGGCGCGATCGAGATCGACGACTTCGGCCGCACCTCGGCGCCTGGTGTCTTCGCGGCGGGCGACCTCGCGCATCGCGCGGCACTGCCGGGGCCGATGGCCGCCGTGATGATGGCGGCCACAGCCGGACAGCTCGCCGCCGTCGGCATCATCCAGTCATTGCTGGCCGGAGGGCACTGA
- a CDS encoding histidine phosphatase family protein, whose translation MAATRLHLVRHGEVHNPARVLYGRLPDYHLSRAGRRMAQAAADHVASSDRPVAALYSSPLERAQESAEPFAARFDLVPEIDIRIIEPTNVFEGTQMRRSLMNPLNWWHLRQPSLPSWGEPYSSIAERMLGAMGEAWQAADGGDVVMVSHQAPIWITHLRVAGLPLRHDPRTRRCALSSVTSFELVGDVWREVAYAEPATTEGAVDVGAV comes from the coding sequence ATGGCGGCGACGCGACTGCACCTCGTCCGCCACGGCGAGGTGCACAATCCTGCACGGGTGCTCTACGGGCGGTTGCCCGACTATCACCTGAGCAGGGCAGGGCGTCGCATGGCGCAGGCGGCGGCCGATCACGTGGCGTCTTCGGATCGTCCGGTCGCCGCCCTGTACTCCTCGCCGTTGGAGCGCGCGCAGGAGTCGGCGGAGCCGTTCGCGGCCCGTTTCGATCTGGTGCCCGAGATCGACATCCGCATCATCGAGCCCACGAACGTGTTCGAGGGTACGCAGATGCGTCGCTCGCTCATGAACCCTTTGAACTGGTGGCACCTGCGGCAGCCCTCCCTTCCGAGTTGGGGCGAGCCGTACTCCTCGATCGCGGAGCGGATGCTGGGTGCCATGGGCGAGGCCTGGCAGGCGGCGGACGGCGGAGATGTCGTGATGGTCTCCCACCAGGCGCCGATCTGGATCACGCACCTCCGGGTGGCGGGCCTGCCGTTGCGGCATGACCCGCGCACCCGTCGGTGTGCGCTGTCGAGCGTCACCTCGTTCGAACTCGTCGGCGACGTGTGGCGCGAGGTCGCCTACGCGGAACCGGCGACCACCGAGGGCGCTGTGGATGTCGGGGCCGTCTGA
- a CDS encoding GNAT family N-acetyltransferase, which yields MLDALPLPHSFDSRVGRAVLRRATAADADAVIALLADDPISAARGDVASDADRPAYTAALADILAEPSNDLLVVELDGAIVGTLQLTSIPGMARRGARRLLVEAVRVRSDLRSAGIGSAVMRWVGEAAAPAVDAAMVQLTSDAARTEAHRFYERLGYVGSHLGFKYTVTG from the coding sequence ATGCTCGACGCTCTCCCCCTCCCCCACTCCTTCGACTCCCGCGTCGGTCGCGCCGTGCTGCGCCGCGCCACGGCCGCGGATGCGGATGCCGTGATCGCCCTCCTCGCCGATGACCCGATCAGTGCGGCGCGCGGTGACGTCGCCTCCGATGCCGACCGACCGGCGTACACCGCCGCGCTCGCGGATATCCTCGCTGAACCGTCGAACGATCTCCTGGTCGTCGAGCTCGATGGCGCGATCGTCGGCACCCTGCAGCTCACCTCGATCCCCGGCATGGCGCGACGGGGTGCGCGGCGTCTGCTCGTCGAGGCCGTGCGGGTGCGCAGCGATCTGCGCTCCGCCGGCATCGGCTCGGCCGTGATGCGCTGGGTCGGCGAGGCCGCTGCTCCGGCCGTCGACGCGGCGATGGTGCAGCTCACCTCCGATGCGGCGCGCACCGAGGCGCACCGCTTCTACGAGCGACTCGGCTACGTCGGCTCCCACCTCGGCTTCAAGTACACGGTCACCGGCTGA
- a CDS encoding MFS transporter: MTTPTSTRPRTIGFWVVAITFLLVMAYSTVPTPLYPLYQQEDGFPVATITVIFAAYAVGVVASLFLLGHVSDWMGRRRMLVIAVLVSTLSAVLFMVFTDVAGLLVARVINGVSIGVLTATATAHLSELRARARPDENSIVAASVAGGANLGGLALGPVLGGIFADFFPDPLHLPHAVFAVILILLAIALTLVPETVTVAPRVYRPQRIAVPATSRSAFIAAGFAAFAGFALFGMFTSLAPSILIGTFELTDHLVAGLTVFAVFGSAAAAQVVLASVPRRTQLLFAAIACGVGLAGIALGAVLALFALFIVGGIIGGAGVGALFKCSLAVAGELAEDGRRGETLAAIFLVAYCGLALPVLAIGAALSFAPQIDVLLVFVVVVGVVTVTAALRMRRQSR; the protein is encoded by the coding sequence ATGACGACACCGACCAGCACGCGGCCCCGCACCATCGGCTTCTGGGTCGTCGCCATCACGTTCCTGCTGGTGATGGCGTACTCCACGGTGCCGACCCCGCTCTACCCGCTCTACCAGCAGGAAGACGGGTTCCCTGTCGCCACCATCACCGTCATCTTCGCCGCCTACGCCGTCGGTGTCGTCGCGAGCCTGTTCCTCCTCGGCCATGTCAGCGACTGGATGGGGCGGCGACGGATGCTCGTCATCGCGGTTCTGGTTTCGACCTTGTCCGCCGTGCTGTTCATGGTGTTCACCGACGTCGCCGGTCTCCTGGTCGCGCGGGTGATCAACGGCGTCAGCATCGGCGTCCTCACGGCCACGGCGACCGCACACCTCAGCGAGCTGCGCGCCCGTGCTCGGCCCGATGAGAACAGCATCGTCGCCGCATCCGTCGCCGGCGGAGCGAATCTCGGAGGTCTCGCTCTGGGCCCCGTGCTCGGGGGCATCTTCGCCGACTTCTTCCCCGACCCGCTGCACCTGCCGCACGCGGTGTTCGCGGTCATCCTCATCCTCCTGGCCATCGCTCTCACCCTCGTTCCCGAAACCGTGACCGTGGCACCGCGGGTGTACCGTCCGCAACGCATCGCGGTTCCCGCGACCTCCCGGAGCGCTTTCATCGCCGCCGGCTTCGCGGCCTTCGCGGGCTTCGCGCTGTTCGGGATGTTCACGTCCCTGGCCCCCAGCATCCTCATCGGCACGTTCGAGTTGACCGACCACCTCGTCGCGGGCCTGACGGTGTTCGCCGTCTTCGGCTCTGCCGCGGCCGCTCAGGTGGTTCTGGCATCCGTGCCTCGCCGCACGCAGTTGCTTTTCGCGGCCATCGCCTGCGGCGTGGGGCTGGCGGGCATCGCCCTCGGCGCCGTGCTCGCACTGTTCGCCCTGTTCATCGTCGGCGGCATCATCGGCGGCGCAGGAGTCGGGGCGCTCTTCAAGTGCTCCTTGGCCGTGGCCGGCGAGCTCGCTGAGGATGGACGCCGCGGTGAGACGCTGGCCGCGATCTTCCTTGTCGCGTACTGCGGACTCGCGTTGCCGGTACTCGCGATCGGTGCGGCGCTGTCGTTCGCGCCGCAGATCGATGTGCTGCTCGTCTTCGTCGTCGTGGTCGGGGTCGTCACGGTGACGGCGGCGCTGCGGATGCGTCGCCAGTCTCGCTGA
- a CDS encoding DUF5684 domain-containing protein: MDTNGISELYATIFSGTTGLIALVFYVLVAIGLWKVFSKAGYPGILAIIPIVNIVILVRIAGMSGWLALLYIIPLVNIVFGIIVAIKLGERFGKGGLFSFFLLFVFPYIGYLILGFGDSRYSKA; the protein is encoded by the coding sequence GTGGACACCAACGGCATCTCCGAGCTCTACGCGACGATCTTCTCCGGAACCACCGGTCTGATCGCACTCGTCTTCTACGTCCTGGTCGCCATCGGCCTGTGGAAGGTGTTCTCCAAGGCGGGGTACCCCGGCATCCTCGCGATCATCCCGATCGTGAACATCGTCATCCTGGTGCGCATCGCCGGCATGTCCGGATGGCTCGCTCTGCTCTACATCATCCCGCTCGTCAACATCGTGTTCGGCATCATCGTGGCCATCAAGCTCGGTGAGCGCTTCGGCAAGGGCGGGCTGTTCTCGTTCTTCCTGCTCTTCGTCTTCCCCTACATCGGCTACTTGATCCTCGGGTTCGGGGACTCCCGCTACAGCAAGGCGTGA
- a CDS encoding Dyp-type peroxidase, giving the protein MSETTEAVQALTTPLTANAVFLVVSVVPGGIDSARDVVGGLADTLKALTFRFPEAMLTCTVGIGNRIWAELTGLPAPAQLRDFTPVIGAVHRAPATPGDLLFHIRAERADVCFEFERQLLEAFGDAVTVEDETVGFRSFDRRDLLGFVDGTANPVGPDADDAVLIGAEEPAHAGGTYVVTQKYLHPLASWRALPTEVQEAIIGRTKLEGLELDDAEQGQKSHKTLATITDEDGTEHDIQRDNMPFGRPGHGEFGTYFLGYSRDLSVIQKMLERMFIGDPPGMHDRLLDFSTALTGSVFFAPRADVLASFRSPV; this is encoded by the coding sequence GTGTCCGAGACGACCGAGGCTGTGCAGGCACTGACGACACCGCTGACCGCGAACGCGGTGTTCCTGGTCGTGTCGGTCGTTCCTGGCGGCATCGACAGCGCGCGCGACGTCGTCGGCGGCCTCGCCGACACGCTCAAAGCCCTCACCTTCCGATTCCCGGAGGCGATGCTCACCTGCACGGTCGGGATCGGGAATCGCATCTGGGCTGAGCTCACGGGGCTGCCGGCACCGGCGCAACTGCGAGACTTCACTCCGGTCATCGGCGCCGTCCACCGTGCCCCGGCGACCCCGGGCGATCTGCTCTTCCACATCCGTGCGGAGCGGGCCGATGTCTGCTTCGAGTTCGAGCGGCAGCTGCTCGAGGCCTTCGGAGATGCCGTCACCGTCGAAGACGAGACGGTCGGATTCCGCTCGTTCGACCGCCGGGACCTCCTCGGGTTCGTCGACGGCACCGCGAACCCGGTCGGCCCCGATGCCGACGACGCCGTCCTGATCGGAGCGGAGGAGCCGGCTCATGCGGGGGGCACCTACGTCGTCACGCAGAAGTATCTTCACCCTCTCGCGTCCTGGCGTGCTCTCCCCACGGAGGTACAGGAAGCCATCATCGGTCGGACGAAGCTCGAGGGTCTCGAGCTCGACGACGCAGAACAGGGCCAGAAGTCGCACAAGACGCTCGCGACCATCACCGACGAGGATGGCACCGAACACGACATCCAACGCGACAACATGCCCTTCGGCCGGCCAGGCCATGGCGAGTTCGGCACGTACTTCCTCGGATACTCGCGAGATCTCTCCGTCATCCAGAAGATGCTCGAGCGCATGTTCATCGGCGACCCGCCGGGCATGCACGACCGGCTCTTGGATTTCTCCACCGCCCTCACCGGCTCCGTCTTCTTCGCACCTCGCGCGGACGTCCTCGCCTCGTTCCGCTCTCCGGTGTGA
- a CDS encoding sulfite exporter TauE/SafE family protein, protein MDIGAVLGLEQLTWGMLLLVILAAFGAGWIDAVVGGGGLLQLPVLLLIPGIAPVQALATNKFASVFGTATSSVTYYRRAKPDIRTALPMAAVALVGSFGGAAVATVLPPAAFKPIIVVALLAVALFTAFRPQMGAATKLRFRGHKHHIMAGAAGLGIGFYDGMIGPGTGTFLVITLVALMGYDFLQASAKAKIVNFATNLGALLLFIPHGSVLWLLGGILAVANVAGSYLGSRMAIARGTTFIRVVFLIVVIGLIAKLGVDVWNENIVPALALSL, encoded by the coding sequence ATGGATATCGGCGCAGTGCTGGGTCTCGAGCAGCTAACCTGGGGCATGCTGCTGCTGGTGATCCTCGCCGCGTTCGGCGCCGGCTGGATCGATGCCGTCGTCGGTGGTGGTGGCCTGCTGCAGCTGCCCGTGCTGCTCCTCATTCCGGGCATCGCACCGGTGCAGGCGCTCGCGACGAACAAGTTCGCGTCTGTGTTCGGCACGGCCACGAGCAGCGTCACCTACTATCGGCGCGCGAAACCCGACATACGCACCGCTCTGCCGATGGCGGCGGTCGCCCTGGTCGGCTCGTTCGGCGGAGCCGCGGTGGCGACCGTCCTCCCGCCGGCCGCGTTCAAGCCGATCATCGTCGTCGCGCTGCTGGCCGTGGCGCTGTTCACGGCGTTCCGTCCGCAGATGGGGGCCGCGACGAAGCTGCGCTTCCGCGGACACAAGCACCACATCATGGCCGGGGCCGCCGGGCTGGGGATCGGCTTCTACGACGGCATGATCGGCCCGGGTACCGGGACGTTCCTCGTCATCACGCTCGTCGCGCTGATGGGCTACGACTTCCTGCAGGCGAGCGCCAAGGCCAAGATCGTGAACTTCGCGACCAACCTCGGGGCGCTGCTGCTCTTCATCCCGCACGGCTCCGTGCTGTGGCTGCTCGGCGGGATCCTCGCTGTCGCGAACGTCGCCGGGAGCTACCTCGGCTCGCGCATGGCGATCGCCCGCGGCACCACATTCATCCGCGTGGTGTTCCTCATCGTCGTGATCGGGCTCATCGCGAAGCTGGGCGTCGACGTCTGGAATGAGAACATCGTGCCAGCGCTGGCCCTGAGCCTCTGA